The stretch of DNA TGACTTTACTTGCTAAAATAGCACTTTGTAACACTGTTATATGAGGCAATGCATAATTTTGCTGATTCACTGTCGTTCCAAAATAATAATTCGCGGCCGATTCAATCGTATATTGGTTATCACCGTAGTAAATGTTATTCATATAATAACTCAAAATTTGATCTTTATTATAATGTGACTCTATACGCCTTGCTACAAACATTTCTTTTAGCTTACGTGTAATGGTTTGTTGATTGTCGTAATAATAATTTTTAGCAAGTTGCTGCGTAATCGTACTGCCCCCTTGTAAGCGATCTCTATCCCGCAAAGAAGCAAATATCGCACGTAAACTCCCACGATAATCAACACCTGAATGCTGATAAAAACGTCGATCTTCCACAGCAATAAATGCCCCTTTCGTATAATCTGGCATTTGTGAAACAGGGACATAGCTTGCTTTTTTCTCGATGCTTTGCAAATCATTAACATCTGCACGTTGCGCCATGACATACATTAAACCGATAAATATGGCAACAACCATTACCATCAACAGCAAGATTGTTCTAAAAATCCGACGTGGTCTTTGCTTTTTAGGCGGTTGTCCTACTGGTCGATAATACGTGTTATGATAGGGTTCATTATTTGGCGGTATATTCGCGTGTTTTACCATTCGGTCTTTCCTTTTCATTCATAATGACCTACTTTCTCAATTTCAAATCACTTGTTAATGTGAGTGTAACAAGTCCCACTTCAATTGGCTATACGTTTTCATAAAAATCAGTCTGTAGCATGAGCATGAACTTTGAAAAAATGTTACGACCCGTGAAAAAATGGGTATATGACTGAAAATCAAAGAAATAGAAGGAGCAATTTAATTATGGGAAAAGTAAAAGCAAATATGGCTTTAATTAAAGCATTGCAAGCGTGGGAGATCGATCACGTCTACGGTATTCCAGGTGATTCCATCGATGCCGTTGTAGATGGTTTGAAAGCAGTAGAAGACAAGATTCGATTTATACATGTTCGCCATGAAGAAGTGGCAAGTCTAGCCGCTGCAGCTTATACAAAATTAACAGGGAAAATCGGTGTTGCACTCGCCATAGGTGGACCTGGCGCCATTCACTTGTTAAATGGGATGTACGATGCAAAAATGGACAATGTTCCGCAATTGATTTTATCAGGCCAAGCAGACAGTCACAAACTTGGAACAAAAGCATTTCAGGAAGTGAATTTACCTCAATTATTTGAAGATGTGGCTGTATACAATTATCAACTTAAAGACAATGATGCAGACCGACTATTTGAAATTGTTGATGAAGCCATTCGTACCGCTTATCAGAAAAAAGGCGTTGCGGTTTTAACTTTACCCAATAATATATTAAACACCAAAGTCGATGATCACTTCCCTACTACTGTACCGCCTTATCAACCCGAAATCAAACAACCGTTAAATCATGAAATTCAAAAAGCAGCAAAACTGTTCAATGAAAGTAAAAAACCCGTCATTTTAGTAGGAAAAGGGACCGCTCATGCTAAAACAGAAGTACGTCAATTAATCGAAAAAGGGAAAATCCCAACCATTGTGACACTACCCTCAAAAACAATTGTGGGTGATCACCATCCAAATCAACTGGGTAATATTGGTAAAATTGGCTCTAAACCTTCTTACCAAGCGATGCAAAACGCCGATTTACTTATTTTAGCGGGGACCAATTATCCTTATGTGGATTATCTACCTAAAAAAGATATCCCTGCCATTCAAATCGACGCATCACCAGAAGCGATTGGACACCGCTTCAACATTGATGCCCCTATCGTAGGAGATAGCAAACTTGCCTTACAAGCGTTGACCGAAGCGATTGAACCTGTTTCAAAACGTGACTTTTTAGATGAAATGTTAGCACATAAAGAAACTTGGCAACAGTGGATGGCTGAAGATTTGAAAAATGATGCCAATCCTATTCGTCCTGAACGCTTAATGGATGCCATCAATAAAGTTATTCATGAAGATACGATTATCGCTGCAGATGTTGGAACTTCAACCGTTTGGTCAACACGTTATTTGCAGCTAGGGATTAAAAATGACTTCATCATCTCAAGTTGGTTAGGAACAATGGGATGTGCCTTACCAACAGCCATCGCATCACGTATCGCTTATCCTGGCCGCCAAGTTATCGGCATTATCGGCGACGGGGCATTCGAAATGGTCATGCAAGACTTTGCGACAGCTGTCCAGTATCGCTTGCCAATGGTCCTTTTCATACTAAACAATAGTGAATTATCGTTTATTAAGTATGAACAACAAGAAGCCGGTGAATTGGAATATGGTATTGATTTTAGTGATATTGACTTTGCTAAATTTGCCGAGAGTTGTGGCGGTATCGGATATACTTTGACAGATTCTAAAGATATTGATGGGATTGTGCAAACAGCCGTTCAGCAACATCGTCCAACGATTGTCAATGTATATGTTGATAAAAATGCGGCGCCACTTCCAGGTAAAATTGTACCTGAGCAAGCACTGAATTATGCAAAATGGGCTTACCGTAGCTTAACAGAAGATCATAAATTTATCTTTAAAGAGATGCCCTCACTCTCCACTGCTGTAAAACGATTCTTATAATCATCAACAATGAGGCGCGTGGAATCCAACCCATCATTTCACACGCCTCATTTTTCTTTCTGTCTCTCATCATGCCCTTCACTGCTAAGATTAAAAGTCCTAAATAAATTGTTTATATTAACAACATACAACGATAAAAATTGAAAACGGACATGTGCCTTAGCCCATGCCCGCTTTCAATTCTATTTATTTAAGTTGATTCACAATTTCTCTATTAAAATCATCTAAGTCATCTGGTGTACGACTTGTGACAATATTCTTATCCACCACGACAGATTGATCTACCACATTTGCACCTGCATTAGATAAATCTTTACGTACATTCAATACAGCTGTCACAGTGCGGCCTTTCAACTCATCTGTATCAATTAAGATTTGTGGTCCATGACAAATCGCAAACGCTGGTAAATCTTCTTGTAAGAAATATTTCGCGAATTTACCATATCGTTGTTCAGCGTCACCACGTAATAAATCGGGTGAAAAACCACCTGGTAAAAGTAAACCATCATAATCTTCTGGCTTAGCGTCCGCAATGGATACATCAACACTCACTTTTTCACCATGTTTGCCGACAACTTCTTCCTCTGTCGAATTCCCTATAACCACAGTTTGATGACCTGCCGCTTCAAGGGCTGCTTTAGGACTTGTAAATTCAATATCCTCAAATTCGTTTGCTAATAATACTGCAACTTTTGCCATTTTGCATCACCTTTCTTTGTCTGTCTAGTGATACGATACCCTTTTAAAAATAGTTCAAACATGTTGACCAAAATTAACGTCGTAACTGATTCACTTTCGCTTCTAATTGATCTAACAAATGAATCCATTCATCAATATCAGTAATATCAATATCATTCGGATCTACATGTTCAATTTCATTTAAAAACTGCGTGAGTCTTTCTTTCACTTGATTCATTGTTTGTGGCTCTTTCATACTTTATGATTCTCCTTTATAATTGCAATAGTCATAGTTATATTAACATGGATTTGATAGGACTCAATGTAAAAAATTAAATCTCATGTACTTTTAAGATGAGGAGTTAGAAAAATGTTAACGACCCAAAAGGACCCGATTTCCATAATGAATGATCCATGGGAACCCTATACCGACATAATAGAAAACGGTCAATTGACACTAAGCAATGTAGAGTTTACTACGACTCATTTATGTAATATGCGTTGCAGTCATTGTGCTGTAGGCTATACTTTACAAACGAAAGACCCCGAACCATTACCGATATCTTTAATTTTGCAACGGTTAGAAGAAATTCCAACTTTACGGACGATTTCGATTACTGGGGGTGAACCTATGTTTTCGAAAAAATCCATACGAGAAGTCGTCAAACCGTTACTTCGATATGCTAAACAACGTGGCATTTATGTCCAATTAAATTCTAATTTGACTTTGCCATTAGAACGCTATTTAGATATTGCTGAATATCTTGATGTACTTCATATTTCACACAACTGGGGAACAATTGAAACATTCACAGACGTCGGTTTCGGCGCGATGGCACAACAACCCCCATTAAAAGCAAAATTAAAACTTTATGAACAAATGATAACAAATGCCCGTACATTAAGCGAACAAGGGTTGTTTGTTTCAGCAGAGACGATGTTGAATCGCGGGACGTACCCACACTTAAAAAAGATCCATCGTGAAGTCGTTCATGATATGAAATGTCGGCGTCATGAGATTCATCCGATGTATCCAGCTGATTTTGCAAGTCAGCTTGAAGTACTGGATTTAAAAACAATCAAAACTGCAATTTCAGAATTGCTGGATTTCAGGGATTTAGATACGTGGATGTTATTCGGTACACTTCCTATTTTCCCATGTTTACAAGACGAATTCGATGCGCAGTTACGTCAAAAATTACAACAAGCGCCTAATGTCACAACTCGAAATGATCCAGATGGACGTAGTCGACTCAATGTTAACGTCTTTACTGGAAATGTGATTGTGACAGACTTTGGTGATGAAACGGGCACCATTGCAAATATTCGTACGTCACGATTGACCGATGTGTTTCAACGATGGTTAGAAAGTGCGTTATCTTCAGCTATCAATTGTCACTGTCCTCATTTTAAATGCTTAGGACCTAATATCCTTGTTAAAAACATGTATTATCCAAATGTGGATTTCAAAACACAAGAAGCACGTATGCACCTCAATCATACAAAAACCGTTACAAATGGCACAGAACACGCATACTAACTATTCAAAAAACATGAGACGACAAATCCATAGCGGGTCGTCCCATGTTTTCTTTCTCTTTTTTACAACCATTGTGAGATGAAATCAATGCCTCGATTGTTGACTTTATCCATGCAAAAAGCACGCCCACTACAAGATGAATCATCACTTCATCCATTGTAAAAAGGAGCGTGCCTTGAAAGATCATTTGTAATCAAATCAGTCGTTTCATCTATGTTCAAACAGACTGAAACGCATTAGCCATCCATCATCGTCAATGGCGTTCTTACGTTTTCTATTGATGCAAGAGCTTTATCAAGCCTTTTTCATTCGTCTCATTACACATCTCAACTGACGTGTAACGCCTCTCATTCGAGTGTGTTTTATTGCTTGTATTCCAATTCAGAAATAAATTGTAACGTCTCTTTACTTTCTTTTCGACGTGCTTTTCGACGCGCGACACGTGCTTCAGCTGTCTGATGAAACCATTTTTCTGCTTCCGACTCTGGATAAACAGCCGGAATTTGTGTCGGTTTCCCCTGTTCATCTATAGCGACAAAAGTTAAAAAGCTCAGGGCTGCTAACACTTGTCTATTGTTTGGAATATCCTCAATCAAAATTTGAACACAAATTTCCATAGATGAATTCCCTGCATACGACACCATTGCAATATACGTTAAAATATCGCCCTTGCGAATGGGTTTTAAAAAGTCAACCGAATCCGTTGAGGCTGTAACCACCGTTTGATTGGCATGTTTTTTGGCACATATCGCCGCAATTTCATCTATATTGGCCATCATTGTACCGCCAAATAACGTCCCCAAATGATTCGTATCTTGAGGAAAGACTTGTCTAGATTTGAAAACTTTAGAATCTTGCATTGCTTTTTGATTTATTTTCAATTTGAAACCACCTTTTTATCAATCCAACCAATTTCCGTTTTTAAAGACTTGCTCTTCGGTTCCATCCACTTTAATACCGTAAATATTGAGATCACGACTGCCAATCATAAAGTCAACATGCGTCAATGAATCATTCAAGCCGTGTGCCTGTAGTTCTTCAGATGTCATTGTCGTACCGTTTTGAAGGTTAAAGGCATATGCCGCACCTAAAGCAATATGACATGATGCATTTTCATCAAACAAAGTATTGTAGAATATCATGTTTTTATTTGAAATCGGAGAATCTACAGGGACTAAAGCGACTTCACCTAAACGACGCGCACCTTCGTCTGTGTTCAACAAGTCTGCTAATACAGTTTCACCTTTTTCAGCTTCAAATGCAACGACTTTGCCTTCTTCAAATGTCAATTTGAATCCGTCAATAATTGCGCCGTTATAACTTAATGGGCGTGTATTCGTTACATAACCGTTCACATGTCGGCAGTCCGGAGCAGTAAAAACTTCCTCTGTTGGAATATTCGCGACAAAGACTTGCCCATTTTCAGTGTAACTTGCAGGCTCTTCCCAAATATGCCCTTCAGGTAGTCCGATATGCAAATCTGTTCCTTCTGAAACAAAGTGAAGCGCTTTGTATGCCTTATCATTTAACTGTTTAGCACGAACTTTTAAATTTTGAACATGTTGCTCCCAATTTTTAATTGGATCGTTCCCGTCTACTCTCACAATGCTTAAAATATCTTCCAAAAATCGACTCATCGCTTCTTCTTCATTCAAATCTGGATAAACGCGCTGCGCCCAAGCTGGAGTCGGATATGCTGCTACCAGCCACGGAAAACTGTTCTTTTGCGCTGCCATCATATATGGTTTAAACGCTTGAGCGTATTGAAGTTGTGCCGTTTTAATCTTTTCAGGTGCAATATCGTTTAACAAATGCGGGTCTGCTGACACCAAAGCCAATTGACACGCTCCACGATGCACATAGTCCATGCGTTCTTCAACGTCGTACGGTTTAAGATCATGCTCAAAATAAGATACCGGCTCATATTCATAGGCGAGTCGTTGTAATATTGGGTCGCTATAGTCTACTCTCACATCAGAAGCCCCCGCTTCATATGCTTCCTTGACAATCATTCTTGTGAATTCTATCGTCTCAACTGACGCGCGGATAAAAACAGGTTGTCCTTTCTGAACATTCATACCAAAACGAACGAGTAGTGTCGCATATTGTTGTAATCGTTGCGTTAATGTCATTTAAAATGCCTCCCATTCAAATTACTTTTTTGCTTGACCAAGGGCTTCAGTAATCCCTGTCATTTCACTTGGTGTAAAGTCACGCTTAGATGTGACAAATGCATGTATTTCTTCAATATCTTCGCGGTGTTTTTCTTCATAATGATCTGGGTCAATTAAGCCAGGATTCACTAAATTCAAACGGTCACGAATTTCAATAATCATTTCTTCTATTGATTTTGACATGAATACCATCCTTTCATCCTCCATATTTTATCAAAGTGTTGAATATTTGAAAAATTTTTGTCATAATCTCTTTCGAATGCGTTTAAAAAAAGATAAAATGGGCATATAGATTACAATATGGAGGTTAATGACATGACTACAGTTGCTTTTGTCTGTTTAGGCAATATCTGTCGCTCCCCAATGGCTGAAGCGATAATGCGTCAACGCCTAAAGGATCGCAATATTGATGATATTGAAGTATACTCTAGAGGGACAGGACGCTGGAACCTCGGTGAACCCCCTCATGAAGGCACACAAAAAATCCTGAAGGCACATCACATTCCTTTTGATGAGATGAAGAGTGAATTATTGACAGACAAA from Staphylococcus lutrae encodes:
- the sgtB gene encoding monofunctional peptidoglycan glycosyltransferase SgtB translates to MKRKDRMVKHANIPPNNEPYHNTYYRPVGQPPKKQRPRRIFRTILLLMVMVVAIFIGLMYVMAQRADVNDLQSIEKKASYVPVSQMPDYTKGAFIAVEDRRFYQHSGVDYRGSLRAIFASLRDRDRLQGGSTITQQLAKNYYYDNQQTITRKLKEMFVARRIESHYNKDQILSYYMNNIYYGDNQYTIESAANYYFGTTVNQQNYALPHITVLQSAILASKVNAPSVYHVNQMSPAFINRTKMTLEKMKQQKYINEQQYTEALQQLGA
- a CDS encoding pyruvate oxidase — its product is MGKVKANMALIKALQAWEIDHVYGIPGDSIDAVVDGLKAVEDKIRFIHVRHEEVASLAAAAYTKLTGKIGVALAIGGPGAIHLLNGMYDAKMDNVPQLILSGQADSHKLGTKAFQEVNLPQLFEDVAVYNYQLKDNDADRLFEIVDEAIRTAYQKKGVAVLTLPNNILNTKVDDHFPTTVPPYQPEIKQPLNHEIQKAAKLFNESKKPVILVGKGTAHAKTEVRQLIEKGKIPTIVTLPSKTIVGDHHPNQLGNIGKIGSKPSYQAMQNADLLILAGTNYPYVDYLPKKDIPAIQIDASPEAIGHRFNIDAPIVGDSKLALQALTEAIEPVSKRDFLDEMLAHKETWQQWMAEDLKNDANPIRPERLMDAINKVIHEDTIIAADVGTSTVWSTRYLQLGIKNDFIISSWLGTMGCALPTAIASRIAYPGRQVIGIIGDGAFEMVMQDFATAVQYRLPMVLFILNNSELSFIKYEQQEAGELEYGIDFSDIDFAKFAESCGGIGYTLTDSKDIDGIVQTAVQQHRPTIVNVYVDKNAAPLPGKIVPEQALNYAKWAYRSLTEDHKFIFKEMPSLSTAVKRFL
- a CDS encoding type 1 glutamine amidotransferase domain-containing protein, whose protein sequence is MAKVAVLLANEFEDIEFTSPKAALEAAGHQTVVIGNSTEEEVVGKHGEKVSVDVSIADAKPEDYDGLLLPGGFSPDLLRGDAEQRYGKFAKYFLQEDLPAFAICHGPQILIDTDELKGRTVTAVLNVRKDLSNAGANVVDQSVVVDKNIVTSRTPDDLDDFNREIVNQLK
- a CDS encoding SE1561 family protein — encoded protein: MKEPQTMNQVKERLTQFLNEIEHVDPNDIDITDIDEWIHLLDQLEAKVNQLRR
- the yfkAB gene encoding radical SAM/CxCxxxxC motif protein YfkAB is translated as MLTTQKDPISIMNDPWEPYTDIIENGQLTLSNVEFTTTHLCNMRCSHCAVGYTLQTKDPEPLPISLILQRLEEIPTLRTISITGGEPMFSKKSIREVVKPLLRYAKQRGIYVQLNSNLTLPLERYLDIAEYLDVLHISHNWGTIETFTDVGFGAMAQQPPLKAKLKLYEQMITNARTLSEQGLFVSAETMLNRGTYPHLKKIHREVVHDMKCRRHEIHPMYPADFASQLEVLDLKTIKTAISELLDFRDLDTWMLFGTLPIFPCLQDEFDAQLRQKLQQAPNVTTRNDPDGRSRLNVNVFTGNVIVTDFGDETGTIANIRTSRLTDVFQRWLESALSSAINCHCPHFKCLGPNILVKNMYYPNVDFKTQEARMHLNHTKTVTNGTEHAY
- a CDS encoding acyl-CoA thioesterase — translated: MQDSKVFKSRQVFPQDTNHLGTLFGGTMMANIDEIAAICAKKHANQTVVTASTDSVDFLKPIRKGDILTYIAMVSYAGNSSMEICVQILIEDIPNNRQVLAALSFLTFVAIDEQGKPTQIPAVYPESEAEKWFHQTAEARVARRKARRKESKETLQFISELEYKQ
- a CDS encoding aminopeptidase, which codes for MTLTQRLQQYATLLVRFGMNVQKGQPVFIRASVETIEFTRMIVKEAYEAGASDVRVDYSDPILQRLAYEYEPVSYFEHDLKPYDVEERMDYVHRGACQLALVSADPHLLNDIAPEKIKTAQLQYAQAFKPYMMAAQKNSFPWLVAAYPTPAWAQRVYPDLNEEEAMSRFLEDILSIVRVDGNDPIKNWEQHVQNLKVRAKQLNDKAYKALHFVSEGTDLHIGLPEGHIWEEPASYTENGQVFVANIPTEEVFTAPDCRHVNGYVTNTRPLSYNGAIIDGFKLTFEEGKVVAFEAEKGETVLADLLNTDEGARRLGEVALVPVDSPISNKNMIFYNTLFDENASCHIALGAAYAFNLQNGTTMTSEELQAHGLNDSLTHVDFMIGSRDLNIYGIKVDGTEEQVFKNGNWLD
- a CDS encoding DUF1128 family protein; the encoded protein is MSKSIEEMIIEIRDRLNLVNPGLIDPDHYEEKHREDIEEIHAFVTSKRDFTPSEMTGITEALGQAKK
- a CDS encoding low molecular weight protein-tyrosine-phosphatase; protein product: MTTVAFVCLGNICRSPMAEAIMRQRLKDRNIDDIEVYSRGTGRWNLGEPPHEGTQKILKAHHIPFDEMKSELLTDKDHFDFVIAMDQSNITNIKQIHPHLKGQLFKLLEFSDRAETDVPDPYYTDNFEEVFDMIQSSIDNLINFILKETRKG